One genomic region from Alosa alosa isolate M-15738 ecotype Scorff River chromosome 12, AALO_Geno_1.1, whole genome shotgun sequence encodes:
- the fam163ba gene encoding protein FAM163B: MTAGTVVITGGILATVILLCIIAVLCYCRLQYYCCKKEESESEEEEPDFAVTSRLPPVHSNHNLLAASAATATTGHTIGVGGGGGIATANGPVALFTPPTTRKLTRSHTFCPSCTSRYELPFYLQPPAPPVVESHLRNGGERLSYRAVQQQDLQLPVEMPVPRYAHAHPHHQQALHHPQALHPPAPSNKLNLTRSVTMREMFTRSCSISTDV; this comes from the exons ATGACAGCCGGGACAGTGGTCATCACAGGAGGAATTTTAGCAACTGTTATCTTACTATGTATCATTGCTGTACTGTGCTACTGTAGGCTGCAG TATTATTGCTGTAAGAAGGAAGAATCGGagtcggaggaggaggagccggACTTCGCTGTGACGTCGCGCCTCCCGCCCGTCCACTCCAACCACAACCTGTTGGCGGCCTCCGCAGCCACGGCAACGACTGGCCACACCATCGGGGTGGGTGGCGGCGGGGGCATCGCCACAGCCAATGGCCCCGTGGCCCTGTTCACGCCCCCCACGACGCGCAAGCTGACGCGCTCACACACCTTCTGCCCGTCGTGCACGTCGCGCTACGAGCTGCCCTTCTACCTGCAGCCGCCCGCGCCGCCCGTGGTGGAGAGCCACCTGCGCAACGGCGGCGAGCGCCTCAGCTACCGCGCCGTGCAGCAGCAGGACCTGCAGCTGCCCGTGGAGATGCCTGTGCCCAGGTACGCCCACGCGCACCCGCACCACCAGCAGGCCCTGCACCACCCACAGGCCCTCCACCCACCAGCGCCTAGCAACAAGCTCAACCTGACCCGCTCCGTCACCATGCGCGAGATGTTCACGCGCAGCTGCAGCATCAGCACCGACGTCTAG